In Saimiri boliviensis isolate mSaiBol1 chromosome 12, mSaiBol1.pri, whole genome shotgun sequence, one genomic interval encodes:
- the TMEM265 gene encoding transmembrane protein 265, which yields MEDEEKAVEILMSNTEAAHPPSPIRCCWLRLRYLAATSIICGCSCLGVMALVFAIKAEERHKAGRFEEAVRWGARARKIILASFAVWCAVLVLGPLLLWLLSYAIAQAE from the exons ATGGAGGACGAGGAGAAGGCAGTGGAGATCTTGATGAGCAACACGGAAGCTGCTCATCCTCCATCCCCCATCCGCTGCTGCTGGCTCCGCCTCCGCTACTTGGCAGCTACTAGCATTATCTGTGGCTGCTCTTGCCTGGGAGTCATGGCTCTGGTGTTTGCCATCAAG GCGGAAGAGCGGCATAAGGCAGGCCGGTTCGAGGAGGCAGTGCGCTGGGGGGCCCGGGCCCGGAAAATCATCCTGGCCAGCTTTGCTGTCTGGTGTGCTGTCCTCGTTCTGGGCCCCCTGCTGCTGTGGTTGCTCTCCTACGCCATCGCTCAGGCTGAGTGA